A part of Acipenser ruthenus chromosome 12, fAciRut3.2 maternal haplotype, whole genome shotgun sequence genomic DNA contains:
- the LOC117416957 gene encoding cell surface A33 antigen isoform X1: protein MVNSKFVLYVCPKFIFKFKLSLNCHFSTPHLNTVPPTSVHRIRYTLIKKKAHRRCYLTKVRPGSLSFPYSHWDTRILLFIFKKSAGGSLKSVEQGTLQNECCTVLLCIMNRIFKNTEAHVWKRNFALNTLMIYQVLVLHLFGQCEGGTILTVAGSITNASVGDRVMFPVTAEGNLTYELSLLFQSDTKILSWISNNPSNPTIFNLMFVDRIQVDGTGSIFLDNVQLSDSGQYDMQINYVRHTMKTMTRSFQLHVFEPVSKPNVTAVCSVNNITMTCSTSQGTHVSYRWEKVPACSSESCVSAGAEKLVDGLYGSTDEYKCIAENPVSTETSDPLGTQACDENLHKGPRHWWVAITCVIFLGILLTGVYLYKKTKNRNKENTDLQLQTEERSDCHIEPVYVTEERSDCHIEPVYATAERSDCHIEPVYVTEERSVELIDPVYVT from the exons ATGGTTAATAGTAAgtttgttttatatgtatgtcccaagtttatttttaaatttaaactttCATTAAACTGCCATTTTAGCACGCCCCACCTCAATACAGTGCCGCCCACGTCAGTCCACAGAATTCGTTACACCCTCATAAAAAAGAAAGCACATCGAAGATGTTATCTTACTAAGGTACGCCCAGGTAGTCTGTCCTTTCCGTACAGCCACTGGGATACCAggatcttattatttatttttaaaaaaagcgcGGGCGGTTCATTGAAATCTGTGGAACAGGGAACATTGCAG AATGAGTGTTGCACGGTACTGCTGTGTATAATGAACAGAATATTCAAAAACACAGAAGCACATGTTTGGAAAAGGAATTTTGCTCTAAACACCTTAATGATCTATCAGGTTTTAG TATTACACTTGTTTGGACAATGTGAAGGAGGGACGATATTGACTGTTGCTGGAAGCATCACTAACGCTTCAGTAGGAGATCGGGTCATGTTCCCTGTCACAGCAGAGGGAAATCTGACATATGAGCTTAGCCTGCTATTTCAGTCAGACACGAAAATCCTATCATGGATCTCAAATAATCCATCAAATCCAACAATTTTCAACTTAATGTTTGTAGACAGAATACAAGTGGATGGAACTGGTTCAATATTTTTGGATAATGTACAGCTCTCAGACAGTGGACAGTATGACATGCAGATCAATTATGTGAGACACACAATGAAAACAATGACAAGAAGTTTTCAGCTGCATGTCTTTG aaCCTGTTTCAAAGCCCAATGTGACAGCTGTTTGCTCCGTGAACAACATCACTATGACCTGCTCTACCAGCCAGGGGACCCACGTGTCCTATCGATGGGAAAAGGTGCCTGCCTGTAGTAGTGAGAGCTGTGTCAGTGCTGGTGCAGAGAAGCTGGTAGATGGGCTGTATGGATCTACTGATGAGTACAAATGCATTGCTGAGAACCCTGTCAGTACAGAAACAAGCGATCCGCTGGGAACACAAGCATGTGATGAAAACCTTCACAAAG GTCCCAGGCACTGGTGGGTTGCTATAACATGTGTCATTTTTTTGGGTATATTACTAACTGGAGTTTACCTGTACAAGAAGACAAAGAACAGGAACAAAGAAAACACTG atctgCAGTTACAAACAGAAGAAAGGTCTGATTGTCATATTGAACCAGTATATGTAACAGAAGAAAGGTCTGATTGTCATATTGAACCAGTATATGCAACAGCAGAAAGGTCTGATTGTCATATTGAACCCGTATATGTAACAGAAGAAAGGTCTGTTGAGCTTATTGACCCAGTATATGTAacataa
- the LOC117416957 gene encoding hepatic and glial cell adhesion molecule isoform X2, which translates to MNRIFKNTEAHVWKRNFALNTLMIYQVLVLHLFGQCEGGTILTVAGSITNASVGDRVMFPVTAEGNLTYELSLLFQSDTKILSWISNNPSNPTIFNLMFVDRIQVDGTGSIFLDNVQLSDSGQYDMQINYVRHTMKTMTRSFQLHVFEPVSKPNVTAVCSVNNITMTCSTSQGTHVSYRWEKVPACSSESCVSAGAEKLVDGLYGSTDEYKCIAENPVSTETSDPLGTQACDENLHKGPRHWWVAITCVIFLGILLTGVYLYKKTKNRNKENTDLQLQTEERSDCHIEPVYVTEERSDCHIEPVYATAERSDCHIEPVYVTEERSVELIDPVYVT; encoded by the exons ATGAACAGAATATTCAAAAACACAGAAGCACATGTTTGGAAAAGGAATTTTGCTCTAAACACCTTAATGATCTATCAGGTTTTAG TATTACACTTGTTTGGACAATGTGAAGGAGGGACGATATTGACTGTTGCTGGAAGCATCACTAACGCTTCAGTAGGAGATCGGGTCATGTTCCCTGTCACAGCAGAGGGAAATCTGACATATGAGCTTAGCCTGCTATTTCAGTCAGACACGAAAATCCTATCATGGATCTCAAATAATCCATCAAATCCAACAATTTTCAACTTAATGTTTGTAGACAGAATACAAGTGGATGGAACTGGTTCAATATTTTTGGATAATGTACAGCTCTCAGACAGTGGACAGTATGACATGCAGATCAATTATGTGAGACACACAATGAAAACAATGACAAGAAGTTTTCAGCTGCATGTCTTTG aaCCTGTTTCAAAGCCCAATGTGACAGCTGTTTGCTCCGTGAACAACATCACTATGACCTGCTCTACCAGCCAGGGGACCCACGTGTCCTATCGATGGGAAAAGGTGCCTGCCTGTAGTAGTGAGAGCTGTGTCAGTGCTGGTGCAGAGAAGCTGGTAGATGGGCTGTATGGATCTACTGATGAGTACAAATGCATTGCTGAGAACCCTGTCAGTACAGAAACAAGCGATCCGCTGGGAACACAAGCATGTGATGAAAACCTTCACAAAG GTCCCAGGCACTGGTGGGTTGCTATAACATGTGTCATTTTTTTGGGTATATTACTAACTGGAGTTTACCTGTACAAGAAGACAAAGAACAGGAACAAAGAAAACACTG atctgCAGTTACAAACAGAAGAAAGGTCTGATTGTCATATTGAACCAGTATATGTAACAGAAGAAAGGTCTGATTGTCATATTGAACCAGTATATGCAACAGCAGAAAGGTCTGATTGTCATATTGAACCCGTATATGTAACAGAAGAAAGGTCTGTTGAGCTTATTGACCCAGTATATGTAacataa
- the LOC117416471 gene encoding HEPACAM family member 2-like isoform X2 — protein MNRIFKNTEAHVWKRNFALNTLMIYQVLVLHLFGQCEGGTILTVAGSITNASVGDRVMFPVTSEGNLTYELSLLLQSDTKILSWISNNPSNPTIFQLMFEDRIGFDGTGSILLDNVQLSDSGEYEVHINYMRNRKPTTRRRFQLHVFEPVSKPNVTAVCSVNNIIMTCSTSQGTHVSYRWEKVPACSSESCVSAGAEKLVDGLYGSTDEYKCIAENPVSTETSDLLGTQACDENLHKGFKHWGVTVVCIVVFGTFLTGLSVYLY, from the exons ATGAACAGAATATTCAAAAACACAGAAGCACATGTTTGGAAAAGGAATTTTGCTCTAAACACCTTAATGATCTATCAGGTTTTAG TGTTACACTTGTTTGGACAATGTGAAGGAGGGACGATATTGACTGTTGCTGGAAGCATCACTAACGCTTCAGTAGGAGATCGGGTCATGTTCCCTGTCACATCAGAGGGAAATCTGACATATGAGCTTAGCCTGCTATTGCAGTCAGACACGAAAATCCTATCATGGATCTCAAATAATCCATCAAATCCAACAATTTTCCAGTTAATGTTTGAAGATAGAATAGGATTTGATGGAACTGGTTCAATACTTCTGGATAATGTACAGCTCTCAGACAGTGGGGAGTACGAGGTGCATATCAATTATATGAGGAACAGAAAGCCAACGACGAGAAGAAGATTTCAACTTCATGTCTTTG aaccagtttcaaAGCCCAATGTGACAGCTGTTTGCTCTGTGAATAACATCATAATGACCTGCTCTACCAGCCAGGGGACCCACGTGTCCTATCGATGGGAAAAGGTGCCTGCCTGTAGTAGTGAGAGCTGTGTCAGTGCTGGTGCAGAGAAGCTGGTAGACGGGCTGTATGGATCTACTGATGAGTACAAATGCATTGCTGAGAACCCTGTCAGTACAGAAACAAGCGATCTGCTGGGAACACAAGCATGTGATGAAAACCTTCACAAAG GTTTCAAGCACTGGGGGGTTACTGTAGTGTGCATCGTTGTTTTTGGAACATTTCTAACAGGATTGTCAGTTTACCTGTATTAG
- the LOC131740061 gene encoding uncharacterized protein LOC131740061 encodes MEVDKLIRWMQEQEGKREAREVQRQEQLAQFFGTLVTKMMAPGSTEATVARMFAVQPKLLKMTTEDDPEAFLVTFERMAEAAAWPKELWALKLAPCLSGEAQAAYRALDTADAQDYQKVKTAILQRLGITEESYRLRFRGYTIPLGTKPRVAAQTLRHFCKRWLKTESRNVEQITDCLVVEQLLQVIPAGVAAWVRRNQPQSLEEAVCLAEAYQDAEAAAAPSEGSSGKRTNTSPKDIQKKVNPKEGNRKPPLWVPRLAPRWVTEKTSPPEEFWRDKPRTSPGPIICFRCGEPGHIARQCQQEEIERMEVGVARSIAYGHAGPDYAEAKGEGM; translated from the exons ATGGAGGTGGACAAGCTGATACGGTGGATGCAAGAGCAGGAGGGGAAACGAGAAGCCAGAGAGGTGCAGAGACAGGAACAACTGGCTCAGTTTTTCGGCACACTGGTGACTAAGATGATGGCACCAGGGAGTACGGAGGCCACGGTGGCCAGGATGTTTGCAGTCCAGCCCAAGCTCCTGAAAATGACGACTGAAGATGACCCTGAAGCGTTTTTAGTAACGTTTGAAAGAATGGCGGAGGCAGCAGCTTGGCCAAAAGAGCTGTGGGCATTGAAACTGGCCCCATGTCTCTCCGGAGAAGCTCAAGCCGCTTACAGAGCACTGGACACGGCAGACGCGCAAGATTACCAGAAAGTAAAAACCGCTATCCTGCAACGCTTGGGCATCACAGAGGAAAGCTATAGACTGCGCTTCAGGGGATATACCATCCCCTTGGGGACTAAACCCCGTGTGGCAGCTCAAACCCTCCGCCACTTCTGCAAACGGTGGCTGAAAACAGAGAGCAGGAATGTTGAGCAAATCACAGACTGTCTGGTGGTCGAGCAGCTGTTACAAGTAATACCAGCTGGAGTGGCAGCCTGGGTCCGAAGAAATCAACCACAGAGCTTGGAGGAAGCTGTTTGCCTGGCAGAGGCCTACCAGGATGCTGAAGCGGCTGCAGCCCCATCGGAAGGAAGCTCAGGAAAGAGGACAAATACATCTCCTAAGGACATACAAAAAAAGGTAAACCCCAAAGAGGGTAACCGGAAACCCCCTTTATGGGTTCCACGGTTAGCTCCTCGGTGGGTAACAGAAAAAACTAGCCCACCAGAGGAATTCTGGCGGGACAAACCACGGACATCCCCAGGCCCCATCATTTGTTTCAGGTGCGGAGAACCCGGGCACATCGCGAGGCAATGTCAGCAGGAGGAGATTGAACGTATGGAAGTCGGGGTGGCGCGCAGCATTGCGTATGGTCATGCCGGCCCG GATTATGCCGAAGCAAAGGGGGAAGGTATGTGA
- the apodb gene encoding apolipoprotein Db, whose product MQEMLMLLLSLIALSAVNGQTFHLGSCPKPPVQNNFELSKYLGTWYEIEKLPASFEKGNCVQATYSLNEDATIKVFNQEVLPNGKTHSIVGTAVSRNLEEPAKLGVSFSFFQPYSPYWVLSTDYESHSLVYSCCNVLGIFYVDFAWILARTRTLPAENVTQLRDVFTSSNIDITKMTQTDQTNCPNFM is encoded by the exons ATGCAGGAAATGCTGATGCTACTACTGTCCCTCATCGCTCTCTCTGCTGTAAATGGGCAGACATTTCACTTAGGATCCTGCCCGAAACCTCCAGTTCAAAACAACTTTGAGCTAAGCAAG tATCTTGGCACGTGGTATGAAATTGAAAAATTACCTGCAAGTTTTGAAAAGGGAAATTGTGTTCAAGCCACTTATTCCCTAAATGAGGATGCTACTATAAAGGTTTTTaatcaggaagtatt ACCTAATGGCAAGACACATTCAATTGTGGGAACTGCTGTATCCCGAAACTTAGAGGAGCCAGCCAAACTTGGAGTTAGCTTTTCCTTTT TCCAGCCATACAGTCCATACTGGGTGTTGTCGACCGACTATGAGAGCCATTCCCTGGTTTACTCCTGCTGTAACGTTTTAGGAATTTTTTATGTGGACTTTGCCTGGATCCTGGCCAGAACTCGGACACTCCCGGCAGAAAATGTTACTCAGCTGCGGGACGTCTTCACCTCCTCCAACATTGATATAACGAAAATGACTCAGACTGATCAAACAAACTGCCCTAACTTCATGTAA
- the LOC117416471 gene encoding HEPACAM family member 2-like isoform X1 — protein MNRIFKNTEAHVWKRNFALNTLMIYQVLVLHLFGQCEGGTILTVAGSITNASVGDRVMFPVTSEGNLTYELSLLLQSDTKILSWISNNPSNPTIFQLMFEDRIGFDGTGSILLDNVQLSDSGEYEVHINYMRNRKPTTRRRFQLHVFEPVSKPNVTAVCSVNNIIMTCSTSQGTHVSYRWEKVPACSSESCVSAGAEKLVDGLYGSTDEYKCIAENPVSTETSDLLGTQACDENLHKELQSQSEKGLKCLLKMIMSHYMRKLRKPCHPVERENMLSHFHFLPLSLYSHFLSLSLQF, from the exons ATGAACAGAATATTCAAAAACACAGAAGCACATGTTTGGAAAAGGAATTTTGCTCTAAACACCTTAATGATCTATCAGGTTTTAG TGTTACACTTGTTTGGACAATGTGAAGGAGGGACGATATTGACTGTTGCTGGAAGCATCACTAACGCTTCAGTAGGAGATCGGGTCATGTTCCCTGTCACATCAGAGGGAAATCTGACATATGAGCTTAGCCTGCTATTGCAGTCAGACACGAAAATCCTATCATGGATCTCAAATAATCCATCAAATCCAACAATTTTCCAGTTAATGTTTGAAGATAGAATAGGATTTGATGGAACTGGTTCAATACTTCTGGATAATGTACAGCTCTCAGACAGTGGGGAGTACGAGGTGCATATCAATTATATGAGGAACAGAAAGCCAACGACGAGAAGAAGATTTCAACTTCATGTCTTTG aaccagtttcaaAGCCCAATGTGACAGCTGTTTGCTCTGTGAATAACATCATAATGACCTGCTCTACCAGCCAGGGGACCCACGTGTCCTATCGATGGGAAAAGGTGCCTGCCTGTAGTAGTGAGAGCTGTGTCAGTGCTGGTGCAGAGAAGCTGGTAGACGGGCTGTATGGATCTACTGATGAGTACAAATGCATTGCTGAGAACCCTGTCAGTACAGAAACAAGCGATCTGCTGGGAACACAAGCATGTGATGAAAACCTTCACAAAG AACTGCAGTCACAAAGTGAGAAAGGTCTGAAGTGCTTGTTGAAGATGATAATGAGCCATTACATGAGAAAACTGAGGAAACCGTGCCATCCAGTGGAGAGGGAAAACATGCTGTCTCACTTTCACTTTCTCCCTCTTTCACTATACTCtcactttctttctctctctctccagttttaA
- the otos gene encoding otospiralin, whose amino-acid sequence MKWCFYAGIFLIYVFVNELTDASVIREGVPYDETPARPYWSYSTTDFWRYIEYFRSIGAYNQINEMARTFFAHQHLGDTLGYDAVELEHEH is encoded by the exons atGAAGTGGTGTTTCTATGCTGGGATATTTCTTATCTATGTGTTTGTCAATGAATTAACTG atgcCAGTGTGATCCGAgaaggag TCCCATATGATGAAACCCCCGCCAGACCCTACTGGTCATACTCCACCACAGACTTCTGGAGATACATTGAGTACTTCAGAAGCATTGGGGCCTACAACCAGATTAACGAGATGGCCAGGACATTTTTCGCTCACCAGCACCTGGGCGATACTCTGGGCTACGATGCTGTTGAGTTAGAACATGAGCATTAA